Below is a genomic region from Tolypothrix sp. NIES-4075.
TTGATGGGGAATACAAGGTAGGAACATTATTAAAACGGATAGGATATCTTTCAGAAACACAATTGCAGGAGCTTCAGTGTATGAGTAATCGTTATAAAAGAAAGGAACTAATTGAACAGTGGGATAATGCCCTACTAACCCTACAAGATTTGGGTTGGCAAATTAGTTTTGAATCAGTTACTTATCCAGAATCAATTCAACCAGTTTGGGTGTTACCAGAAAATAAAAATACAGAGGGACCGCGACGACCCAAAGGGTGGCTAAATATTTGGCTAGAAGCCAAAGTAATTATTAAACCTACAGAAAAAATTCAGGAAAAGCTAGAAGCAATTAACGCTCCTGCACTTCCAGTTAGTAAGCCTAAATCTGACCCGGAGCCAAAGCTTAAAACTGTACTTACTGAAAGTAAAGATTCGCACCCTAACAAGCAAAGAATTACAGCAGTAGAAGATAGCCAAAAACTAATTCCTGGATGGGCTTTGGAAGAAGCTTTGAAACTAAGGGGATGGACTAAATCGCATTTAGCAGAGCGGTTGGGCTTGCAAAAATCGCTTCCTGGCAAGTGGATAAATGGAACCCGTAAGATTCAACCCCTTCATCTAAAACGGCTTTGGGAGTGGTTAACCCCAGAGTTAAACGAAGTTATGAGCGATTAAAACCGCGATCAATAGTCACACCCATCCTTTGTTAGTAGTCGGCTGGTGGCTTCCTAAGGGTGTTGAGTAGCCGTAAAGCTTTATCACCTTTTACTATATAGTTAGAGTGTTTAGGACTTTGAGGCTATGAAATTTTACACATTATTAGGACTTCTGGCTGAGTTGGATAATTTTAGCTTAGAAGAATTATTAGAAGTCAAACAAAAGGTTGATAAATTAATACAATCGAAAACCTTAAATACTGCTACTTTTGCAATTACAACTCATCTAGCTCGAACGGGTTATTATACGGTTACTAAACATCCTGTTCCTAATAATTTCCAAGTAATTATCGAGGGGTCTTACAAAGCAGCAACATTTGTTTCAGGTTTAGCTCAAGATATTGACATTGTTGTTTCATCAGTAAAGCAGGTGAACAACCAAAATGACATGCAAGCTTTAGATTCAATGATTGCGCTCGTTTCGGAGTGGCAACAAGATGAATCAGGATATGATGAGGAAGTTTATCCGAATATAGAAGCTGCTTTAAATCAAGATTAAAATTTATCTTTTAAATGCGACAAGTTGTTTTGCTAGATGCTAATCCATTATCACAGGTTACTCATCCGAAAATCAAGCCAGAAGTAATAAATTGGATGCAATCTTTGCGAGAGAATAATATTGCTTTAAAATCTCCAGAAATTTCTGTTTATGAGGTCAGGCGAGAGTTAATAAGGCTAAATAATAACAAAAGTATTGAGCGACTTAATCAATTTATAAGTTACAGTCTAATACCTATTAATTCAGAAACATTTGTACAAGCTGCTATATTTTGGGCGGAAGTACGAAACCAAGGGAAACCAACATCCGATAATAAAAGCTTAGATTGCGATGCTATTCTTGCAGCACAAGCATTGCAGCAGTTTGAATACTATGACAAGGTTACTGTTATTACGACTAATGTTAAACATATAGAACGTTTTGCAGCAAATAATGAGTTAGAGGTACTTGATTGGGTAACTACTTTGAATAATTTTGTTGATAAATAAATATTAATCCTAAGCCTGTAATTATTTTTTTTAAGCTTCTAAAAACGGTAAAAGAGAAAAATAATACTTTGCAACAAAGTATTATTTTCACATACAAAATTTAGCTATGTAAAAATGGGAGTTATTTCACAGCTGAAGCGTGGAAAGTTCCGAATTTTGTTGAGGAACCGGAACTTTGGCTTTTGTCGAGTACCAAGAGTGTTAATCATCTAAAAAGCATTGCTGGCAAGGGTAAGAGCCTACTTTGCCTTGCGATCGCACTAGCAGCGACACTACCCCTACTTTGTCTACT
It encodes:
- a CDS encoding helix-turn-helix domain-containing protein — translated: DGEYKVGTLLKRIGYLSETQLQELQCMSNRYKRKELIEQWDNALLTLQDLGWQISFESVTYPESIQPVWVLPENKNTEGPRRPKGWLNIWLEAKVIIKPTEKIQEKLEAINAPALPVSKPKSDPEPKLKTVLTESKDSHPNKQRITAVEDSQKLIPGWALEEALKLRGWTKSHLAERLGLQKSLPGKWINGTRKIQPLHLKRLWEWLTPELNEVMSD
- a CDS encoding type II toxin-antitoxin system VapC family toxin — encoded protein: MRQVVLLDANPLSQVTHPKIKPEVINWMQSLRENNIALKSPEISVYEVRRELIRLNNNKSIERLNQFISYSLIPINSETFVQAAIFWAEVRNQGKPTSDNKSLDCDAILAAQALQQFEYYDKVTVITTNVKHIERFAANNELEVLDWVTTLNNFVDK